One genomic window of Streptomyces spiramyceticus includes the following:
- the eccCa gene encoding type VII secretion protein EccCa, with protein sequence MTYRLIHRPARATRPLTPPGPVTVEAPPNLPEGKIGNAAAALLPMAGVMGSVVMMTVIRNSQFAAIGAIVLVFALLGAVALFVSQRGKAQRTRRSQRERYLEYLEELREEFGRLERERRKAARLLDPPPEALYDVVRDPSRLWERRRTDADFLRARLGTGEVPQQELTVAQQGVSSVLTPPDPFMLNEANALIARFSAATDFPLTVPLDRAGNISIIGERDSVVRVARNLLLQTAVAHSPDDVALALGFPGEREDEWAWAKWLPHVLAPENGEAPVAARRIAPSLTQLAKLIGDELRARAAYAAEVRRGLSSHDALRMTDRLLVISDEYGNVAAELPRPDEAVTLTNMGVTVLHLLEKQVHEPDQVTVRIRVDGDRVTIEDLRTPGTRPTHGTLDALPVPGAEGLARMLAPLRLSAESLSEGTPVSGPVDFAQLLGVADPANLDLDALWAPRGDRAFLRVPIGVNDRHEAVLLDLKEASELGMGPHGLCVGATGSGKSELLRTLVLALVATHPPEDLALVLVDYKGGATFAPFADLPHVAGVITNLENQAGLVERVHTSLAGEVKRRQQVLKDAGNIADIGHYAALRAQKPDLEPLPHLFVVIDEFGELLTAKPDFIDLFLSIGRIGRSIGVHLLLSSQRIEGGKLRGLDTYLSYRLGLRTFSADESRTVLDTTDAFHLPPLPGFGYLKVDTSTYERFKAGYVSGAYRGPALRRPAATDKPTVLSYGVFNTSTDPDATATTAPEMRERETGPTVMSVMGDQLRAAAAPVRRIWLPPLPAALTLDATAGPVEVSERGLHLAKRPGLMRVPLGLLDDPARQWQGPWNLDLTVAGGHVAVIGGPQSGKTTLLRTLALSLAMTHTPQEVAIYGLDLVGGGLAALAGLPHVGGVAGRMDRERAARTVAEVRAMLGAREELFRDLGIDSIDQLRALRASGQVPQLPSTDIVLIIDGFGALRDDFDDLDDSVTELLRRGSGYGIHVVAGMLRWNDVRIATQSLFGTRAELRLNDPADSGVDRKLSETLAPDEPGRVLTDAKLFAHVALPRIDAVASAAGIGPALEEAARTIRMTWHGELAAPVRVLPTTLIADGLPSLATEPKLVPIGLGQEALEPVLLDLFGHDQHLLILGDTECGRTNLLKLISQQLIDRYSEDELVFAVFDPRRGLRGVVPEPYRGGYAHNAKLGSALASGIATELDKRLPDNTADHDSLADVPGFTGPRIVILVDDYDILATGGQQPLAPFLPYISSAQDIGLHFVVARRVAGSSRALYEPFLTTLRETGTTAVVMSGDRSEGQLFPGLYASAQPPGRGTVVRRGHPHQLIQTALAPEGPGHTL encoded by the coding sequence GTGACGTATCGGCTGATTCACCGGCCGGCCCGCGCCACGCGCCCGCTCACGCCGCCCGGCCCCGTTACCGTTGAGGCTCCGCCCAACCTGCCCGAGGGAAAGATCGGAAACGCGGCGGCCGCGTTGCTGCCCATGGCCGGTGTCATGGGTTCCGTGGTGATGATGACGGTGATCCGCAACAGCCAGTTCGCCGCCATCGGTGCGATCGTGCTGGTCTTCGCCTTGCTGGGTGCCGTCGCGCTGTTCGTGTCTCAGCGGGGCAAGGCGCAGCGCACCCGGCGCTCCCAGCGCGAGCGGTATCTGGAATATCTGGAGGAGCTTCGCGAGGAGTTCGGCCGACTGGAGCGTGAGCGCCGGAAGGCTGCACGGCTGCTCGATCCGCCGCCCGAGGCGCTGTACGACGTCGTACGTGATCCATCGCGGTTGTGGGAACGACGCCGTACGGACGCCGACTTCCTGCGGGCGCGGCTCGGCACAGGTGAGGTGCCCCAGCAGGAGCTGACGGTCGCACAGCAGGGCGTCAGCAGTGTGCTGACACCTCCCGACCCCTTCATGCTCAACGAAGCCAATGCCCTGATCGCTCGCTTCTCGGCCGCTACCGATTTCCCGCTGACTGTCCCGCTGGACCGCGCCGGCAACATCAGCATCATCGGCGAGCGCGACAGCGTGGTGCGGGTGGCCCGTAACCTGCTTCTCCAGACCGCTGTGGCGCACTCACCGGACGATGTTGCCCTGGCCCTCGGATTCCCCGGTGAGCGGGAGGACGAGTGGGCGTGGGCGAAGTGGTTGCCGCACGTGCTTGCGCCCGAGAACGGCGAAGCCCCGGTGGCCGCCCGGCGGATCGCGCCCAGTCTCACGCAGTTGGCGAAGCTGATCGGTGACGAGCTGCGGGCGCGCGCCGCCTATGCGGCGGAAGTACGGCGAGGCCTGTCCAGCCATGATGCCTTGCGCATGACCGATCGGCTCCTGGTGATCAGCGACGAGTACGGGAACGTCGCGGCCGAGCTCCCCAGGCCGGACGAGGCCGTCACTCTCACAAACATGGGTGTCACCGTGCTGCATCTGCTGGAGAAGCAGGTGCACGAGCCGGACCAGGTGACGGTACGGATCCGGGTGGACGGCGACCGAGTGACGATCGAGGATCTGCGCACCCCCGGGACCCGCCCCACACACGGCACCCTCGACGCACTGCCGGTGCCCGGCGCCGAGGGACTTGCCCGGATGCTGGCGCCCCTGCGGCTGTCGGCCGAATCCCTTTCCGAGGGCACCCCGGTCTCCGGCCCCGTGGACTTCGCGCAGCTGCTCGGCGTGGCCGATCCGGCGAATCTGGACCTGGACGCGTTGTGGGCGCCGCGTGGTGACCGGGCTTTCCTGCGGGTGCCCATCGGTGTCAACGACCGGCACGAGGCGGTGCTGCTGGATCTCAAGGAGGCCTCGGAACTCGGAATGGGGCCGCACGGACTGTGCGTGGGCGCCACCGGCTCGGGCAAGAGCGAGCTGCTGCGTACGCTCGTCCTCGCCCTGGTCGCCACGCATCCACCCGAGGACCTGGCCCTGGTGCTGGTCGACTACAAGGGCGGCGCGACCTTCGCACCTTTCGCGGACCTGCCGCATGTGGCCGGTGTCATCACCAACCTGGAGAACCAGGCCGGGCTTGTCGAGCGGGTCCACACCAGCCTCGCCGGTGAGGTCAAGCGCCGCCAGCAGGTACTCAAGGACGCCGGGAACATCGCGGACATCGGGCACTACGCAGCGCTGCGTGCCCAGAAGCCGGACCTGGAGCCACTGCCGCATCTCTTCGTCGTGATCGACGAGTTCGGTGAACTGCTGACCGCCAAACCGGACTTCATCGATCTGTTCCTCTCGATCGGACGGATCGGCCGCTCCATCGGCGTGCATCTGCTGCTGTCCAGCCAGCGCATCGAGGGTGGCAAGCTCAGGGGCCTGGACACGTATCTGTCGTACCGACTGGGCCTGCGAACATTCTCGGCCGACGAGTCGCGCACCGTGCTGGACACCACTGACGCCTTCCACCTTCCGCCGCTGCCCGGCTTCGGTTACCTCAAGGTCGACACCTCGACGTACGAACGCTTCAAGGCTGGGTACGTCTCTGGGGCTTACCGTGGCCCGGCGCTGCGACGCCCGGCGGCGACCGACAAGCCGACTGTGCTTTCCTACGGCGTCTTCAACACATCCACCGATCCGGATGCAACGGCCACGACGGCACCCGAGATGCGGGAACGGGAGACCGGACCGACCGTGATGTCGGTGATGGGCGACCAGTTGCGGGCAGCCGCCGCTCCGGTACGGCGGATCTGGCTGCCACCGCTCCCCGCCGCACTCACCCTCGATGCGACCGCCGGTCCTGTCGAAGTCTCGGAGCGCGGCCTGCACCTCGCCAAGCGCCCAGGTCTGATGCGCGTGCCGCTGGGGCTGCTGGACGACCCCGCCAGGCAGTGGCAGGGCCCTTGGAACCTCGACCTCACCGTGGCCGGCGGCCATGTCGCTGTCATCGGTGGTCCGCAGTCCGGAAAGACAACCCTGCTGCGCACGCTGGCCCTGTCGCTGGCCATGACGCATACCCCGCAAGAGGTCGCGATCTACGGCCTCGACCTGGTCGGCGGCGGCCTCGCCGCCCTGGCCGGGCTGCCGCACGTCGGCGGGGTGGCCGGACGTATGGACCGTGAGCGGGCCGCACGCACCGTCGCCGAGGTCCGTGCCATGCTCGGCGCGCGAGAGGAACTCTTCCGCGACCTGGGCATCGACTCCATCGACCAGCTCCGCGCCCTGCGCGCCTCGGGGCAGGTGCCACAACTGCCTTCCACCGACATCGTCCTGATCATCGACGGCTTCGGCGCGCTGCGCGACGACTTCGACGACCTGGACGACTCAGTGACCGAACTGCTGCGCCGTGGCAGCGGCTACGGCATCCACGTCGTCGCCGGCATGCTCCGCTGGAACGACGTCCGTATCGCCACCCAATCACTGTTCGGCACACGCGCTGAACTGCGGCTCAACGACCCGGCGGACTCAGGTGTCGACCGTAAGCTCTCCGAGACACTCGCTCCCGACGAGCCGGGGCGTGTGCTCACCGACGCCAAACTCTTCGCGCACGTCGCCCTGCCCCGGATCGACGCCGTCGCATCCGCTGCCGGAATCGGGCCGGCGCTGGAAGAGGCCGCCCGTACGATTCGCATGACCTGGCACGGTGAACTCGCCGCACCAGTACGCGTCTTGCCCACCACGCTGATTGCCGACGGGCTGCCGTCCCTGGCCACCGAGCCGAAGCTGGTCCCCATCGGTCTGGGCCAGGAGGCACTGGAACCCGTGCTCCTTGACTTGTTCGGGCACGATCAGCATCTGCTGATCCTCGGAGACACCGAGTGCGGCAGGACCAACCTCCTCAAGCTCATCTCACAACAGCTCATCGACCGCTACTCGGAGGACGAACTCGTCTTCGCGGTCTTCGACCCGCGCCGCGGACTGCGCGGAGTCGTCCCCGAGCCCTACCGTGGCGGATACGCCCACAACGCGAAGCTGGGCTCCGCCCTCGCGTCAGGCATCGCCACCGAACTCGACAAGCGGCTGCCGGACAACACCGCGGACCACGACTCCCTCGCTGACGTCCCCGGCTTCACCGGCCCCCGCATTGTCATCCTCGTCGACGACTACGACATCCTCGCCACCGGCGGACAGCAGCCGCTGGCCCCGTTCCTGCCGTACATATCCTCCGCACAGGACATCGGCCTGCACTTCGTCGTCGCCCGACGCGTCGCCGGCTCCTCCCGCGCCCTCTACGAACCGTTCCTGACCACCCTGCGCGAGACCGGCACCACTGCCGTCGTCATGAGTGGCGACCGCTCCGAGGGGCAACTCTTTCCCGGCCTGTACGCGTCCGCGCAGCCGCCGGGCCGCGGCACTGTAGTCCGCCGAGGCCACCCCCATCAGCTGATTCAGACTGCTCTCGCTCCAGAAGGCCCAGGACACACCTTGTGA
- a CDS encoding DUF6177 family protein — MTNDVIALTPKMPDLWTVVAGLHAGGPDLGVATTADGAVIQLCGPGGRPLVSIEAPILVHTPGEVERLLGTVAAGAPTAPLWWTEARASTAVPQAERLAGSFAGRLTTVLGGVTWPPEAAHTAVVPLSPDVTALPADADALPAVDVLTGSTAVVLSERPLVAMTAWLSDILSVCTETDRALHIVTPPHARLTLATRTALTGAPNRWVVQDEECGYYDGLSGAVLRWQDGTFAPVRTDAGATAVASSFARGAETDERQLILSFSTRHAPDEQLVLGRALEAAWQTLTGSSPAGWSTAEPINLPWSTRQLTDFARHRAPKPTWLLAIGSPDRPAIATMQVTRTKDGVEEEVTLVTGYRPDEEPPLHAVQPVAETLATRHGLSSMIASVRAARRDLTIPPRLETPPVPIAYTLGPDSVSDIGLGHARRPPLNLRPVQLGPDSRPGLHYPLGSGTDAESWTVLQQLTRHLRTP; from the coding sequence GTGACGAACGACGTCATCGCCCTCACCCCGAAGATGCCCGACCTGTGGACTGTCGTCGCAGGACTTCATGCCGGAGGGCCGGATCTCGGCGTGGCCACCACCGCGGACGGAGCCGTGATCCAGCTCTGCGGACCGGGCGGACGCCCGCTGGTCTCCATCGAGGCGCCGATCCTGGTTCACACTCCCGGGGAGGTGGAACGGCTGCTGGGCACCGTGGCTGCGGGCGCTCCGACGGCACCACTGTGGTGGACCGAGGCCCGAGCTTCGACCGCCGTCCCCCAGGCGGAGCGCCTGGCCGGATCGTTCGCCGGCCGACTGACGACTGTGCTCGGCGGCGTCACCTGGCCGCCGGAGGCCGCACACACCGCCGTCGTACCGCTCAGCCCCGACGTCACTGCCCTGCCTGCGGACGCCGACGCCCTTCCTGCCGTGGACGTACTCACCGGTTCCACCGCTGTCGTTCTGTCCGAGCGGCCGCTCGTCGCCATGACAGCGTGGCTCTCCGACATCCTGAGTGTGTGCACCGAGACCGACAGGGCGCTGCACATCGTCACCCCGCCCCATGCCCGCCTCACCCTGGCCACGCGCACCGCACTGACCGGCGCACCGAACCGCTGGGTCGTCCAGGACGAGGAGTGCGGCTACTACGACGGCCTTTCCGGTGCCGTACTGCGATGGCAGGACGGCACGTTCGCCCCGGTCCGCACCGATGCGGGTGCCACGGCCGTAGCTTCGTCCTTCGCGCGGGGCGCCGAGACAGATGAGCGGCAGCTCATCCTCTCCTTCAGTACCCGGCACGCCCCTGACGAGCAGCTCGTCCTCGGACGGGCGCTGGAAGCGGCATGGCAGACGCTCACCGGAAGTTCACCGGCGGGCTGGAGTACCGCCGAGCCGATCAACCTTCCATGGTCCACTCGCCAGTTGACAGACTTCGCACGTCACCGGGCCCCCAAGCCCACCTGGCTCCTTGCCATTGGCTCCCCGGACCGTCCGGCCATCGCCACCATGCAAGTCACGCGGACCAAGGACGGCGTCGAGGAAGAGGTCACTCTCGTCACCGGCTACCGCCCTGACGAAGAGCCGCCGTTGCACGCGGTCCAGCCCGTCGCCGAGACACTCGCCACCCGGCACGGTCTGTCGTCCATGATCGCGTCCGTGCGTGCTGCGCGCCGCGATCTGACCATCCCTCCGCGGCTGGAGACACCACCCGTCCCCATCGCCTACACCCTCGGGCCCGACAGCGTCAGCGACATCGGCCTCGGCCACGCCCGGCGCCCTCCCCTGAACCTCCGCCCCGTTCAGCTCGGTCCCGACAGCCGCCCCGGTCTGCACTACCCCCTCGGCAGCGGCACTGACGCCGAGTCTTGGACAGTGCTCCAACAGCTCACGCGACACCTCCGCACCCCGTAA
- a CDS encoding cytochrome P450, giving the protein MTVLAPESVDLANLVDPELYATGDPYPVWRWMRDNDPVRLHAATQYPAFWSVTRYDDIRTVYNDARVFSSAEGILLRPLAHGKDPGGGRTLALTDPPHHKALRSLVADWFTTRSVRALEEAMRGAVRQVVARAAGLGECDFVTDIAARLPLYVICRLMGVPDHEQEMLFSLTSKAFGAGEAETRSIAHQEIMAYFLELMYRRMDQPEDDLVSALVNGEVDGNLLSEEDILLNCDNLLVGGTENVRLAVAGGMKTFLDHPADWERLRADRALMPTAVEEVLRWTSSATHIMRTVTEPVTLRDRLLEAGDRVVMWTPSANRDERYFENPDVFDITRRPNRHLALGAGEHFCLGAMMTRTEMRILFTELLDSVQHIEQTGPAVPLRSIVVNGLESLPVRITAK; this is encoded by the coding sequence ATGACCGTGCTGGCCCCCGAGTCCGTCGACCTCGCCAACCTCGTCGACCCCGAGCTGTACGCGACCGGGGACCCGTATCCCGTCTGGCGCTGGATGCGGGACAACGACCCTGTACGGCTGCACGCCGCGACCCAGTACCCCGCCTTTTGGTCGGTCACGCGGTACGACGACATCCGCACCGTCTACAACGACGCACGGGTCTTCAGCTCGGCCGAGGGCATCCTGCTGCGTCCCCTCGCCCACGGCAAGGACCCCGGCGGCGGCCGCACGCTCGCCCTCACCGACCCTCCGCACCACAAGGCCCTGCGTTCGCTGGTCGCCGACTGGTTCACCACGCGATCGGTACGCGCGCTGGAGGAGGCGATGCGCGGTGCGGTGCGCCAGGTCGTGGCCCGGGCGGCCGGACTGGGCGAGTGCGACTTCGTCACCGACATCGCAGCACGGCTGCCGCTCTACGTCATCTGCCGGCTGATGGGAGTACCGGACCACGAGCAGGAGATGCTCTTCTCCCTCACCAGCAAGGCCTTTGGCGCGGGCGAGGCGGAGACCCGCAGCATCGCGCACCAGGAAATCATGGCGTACTTCCTCGAACTGATGTACCGGCGGATGGACCAGCCGGAGGACGACCTGGTCAGCGCCCTGGTCAACGGCGAGGTCGACGGCAACCTGCTCTCCGAGGAAGACATCCTCCTCAACTGCGACAACCTCCTGGTGGGCGGCACGGAGAACGTCCGCCTCGCGGTCGCAGGCGGAATGAAGACCTTCCTCGACCATCCCGCCGACTGGGAACGGCTGCGCGCCGACCGCGCTCTGATGCCCACGGCGGTGGAAGAGGTACTGCGCTGGACCTCCAGCGCGACCCACATCATGCGCACGGTGACCGAGCCTGTAACGCTTCGCGACCGCCTGCTGGAGGCAGGCGACCGGGTGGTCATGTGGACCCCCTCGGCCAACCGGGACGAGCGCTACTTCGAGAACCCGGACGTCTTCGACATCACCCGCCGCCCCAACCGCCACCTCGCGCTGGGTGCCGGGGAACACTTCTGCCTCGGGGCGATGATGACCCGCACCGAGATGCGGATCCTCTTCACGGAACTGCTCGACTCCGTACAGCACATCGAACAGACCGGCCCGGCCGTCCCGCTGCGCTCAATCGTCGTCAACGGCCTGGAGAGCCTCCCGGTAAGGATCACCGCGAAATGA
- the eccD gene encoding type VII secretion integral membrane protein EccD, whose protein sequence is MGTLGAAAVQRTELSRITLVGDQRRIDLVLPSDEPIGRLLPEVIRLLGDRVAAQPMLRQLVTTDGSLIAQESTLAAAEVPDGAVLRLVRVEDIPSASVVHDVTDEVAEDLGVRAWRWRPATRRVTAGIVTVCLVVTAAMLARATFSAAVVGAVLPVFALVLAGGGALAGRLGNRGLATTLITSSGAQAVLGAWWLADAHGWSGSGRLAGVAGAGALMLLLLGWFSPLGRGGLIGAGAVAVSAVGWEVVAAVQSGAGTAVQQARLGTVLAVASVVVLGVLPRLALMAAGLTRLDDTRSGGASVSRHQVATALAAAHRGLALTTVVMAVSAGAAGLLVVREPTVWTVTLASVVAVVLLLRARAFPLVAEVVVLLAVGLALVVRLAMLWLEHSAAYGPIVLVVGLAVAGLVVLAVEPAEHVRVRLRRIGDMAESVGVVVLFPLAIGVYGVYGRLLDTFR, encoded by the coding sequence ATGGGGACTTTGGGGGCGGCGGCGGTGCAGCGTACGGAGTTGAGCCGGATCACTCTGGTGGGTGACCAGCGGCGTATCGATCTCGTACTGCCGTCGGACGAGCCGATTGGGCGGCTGTTGCCGGAGGTGATCCGGCTGCTGGGTGACCGGGTCGCCGCGCAGCCGATGCTTCGGCAATTGGTCACCACCGACGGTTCGTTGATCGCGCAGGAGAGCACGCTGGCTGCAGCAGAGGTGCCGGACGGCGCGGTGCTGCGGCTGGTGCGCGTGGAGGATATTCCGTCGGCCTCGGTCGTGCACGACGTCACCGATGAGGTGGCGGAGGATCTTGGCGTACGGGCCTGGCGGTGGCGTCCCGCAACGCGGCGGGTGACGGCGGGCATCGTCACAGTGTGCCTGGTCGTCACGGCGGCGATGCTGGCGCGGGCCACGTTCTCAGCTGCCGTTGTCGGGGCCGTACTGCCCGTTTTCGCACTGGTGTTGGCAGGCGGTGGCGCTCTGGCCGGCCGCCTGGGTAATCGTGGGCTGGCCACCACGCTGATCACAAGCAGTGGGGCACAGGCTGTACTGGGTGCCTGGTGGCTGGCCGATGCCCACGGGTGGTCCGGTTCCGGACGGCTGGCGGGTGTCGCCGGGGCAGGCGCGCTGATGCTGCTGTTGCTGGGCTGGTTCTCGCCTCTGGGCCGCGGTGGTCTGATCGGTGCCGGCGCGGTTGCGGTGTCGGCCGTCGGCTGGGAAGTCGTGGCGGCCGTGCAGAGCGGAGCGGGCACAGCGGTTCAGCAGGCCCGGCTCGGGACGGTGCTGGCAGTGGCGTCCGTGGTCGTACTGGGGGTACTGCCGCGCCTTGCTCTGATGGCTGCCGGCCTGACGAGGCTGGACGACACACGCTCCGGCGGGGCTTCGGTGAGTCGGCATCAGGTGGCTACGGCGCTGGCAGCCGCCCATCGAGGGCTGGCGCTGACGACCGTGGTTATGGCGGTTTCCGCGGGGGCTGCCGGGCTGCTGGTGGTCCGCGAGCCGACGGTGTGGACCGTGACTCTGGCGTCTGTGGTGGCCGTGGTGCTGTTGCTGCGTGCGCGGGCGTTTCCGCTGGTGGCCGAGGTTGTGGTGCTGCTCGCGGTGGGGCTGGCCCTCGTGGTGCGCCTGGCCATGCTGTGGCTGGAGCATTCCGCGGCGTACGGACCGATCGTCCTGGTGGTGGGGCTGGCTGTGGCCGGGCTCGTGGTGCTCGCAGTGGAGCCCGCCGAGCATGTGCGGGTGCGGTTGCGGCGGATCGGGGACATGGCCGAGTCGGTCGGCGTTGTCGTTCTGTTCCCTCTGGCGATCGGTGTGTACGGCGTGTACGGGCGTCTGCTCGACACGTTCCGGTAA
- a CDS encoding MinD/ParA family ATP-binding protein — protein MAGNPAVNSRPTPESVPVLDPRLALLKGRSQHGDSAMRRTGRSLRRLAVTSVAREVAETTRIAEQLQQPVTTGRHIAVTSIRGGAGKSTVSALLSRTFNHYRHDPVLTLEADTALGTLPVRLGAESVRWSCSDLAQILRPSMLLTDITGYLVPLENGGWLLPAGQGRVGAQLDVRTYRLVTVALSRYFGVTVVDCESLPGDIARTALDTAHGRVLVAPATLEGVAGARTVLDWMAGLPRPALPGTVVALNSVSPDMTTDLKAATRHLQEAGVPVIGIPYDRHLAAGGPVRTELLGQATRESVTGLAAEVLRRAVGVR, from the coding sequence TTGGCCGGAAACCCAGCAGTCAACTCCCGCCCCACCCCGGAGTCTGTCCCCGTCCTCGATCCGCGGCTCGCTCTCCTCAAGGGGCGCTCGCAGCACGGCGATTCCGCGATGCGCCGCACCGGACGTTCCCTCCGGCGCCTGGCCGTTACCTCCGTTGCCCGTGAGGTCGCCGAGACAACACGCATCGCAGAGCAGCTGCAGCAGCCGGTCACCACGGGAAGGCACATCGCGGTTACCAGCATCCGTGGTGGCGCGGGCAAGAGCACGGTGTCGGCGCTGCTGAGCCGGACCTTCAACCATTACCGGCACGATCCGGTGCTGACTCTGGAGGCGGACACGGCGCTCGGAACCTTGCCTGTGCGGCTAGGTGCCGAGTCGGTCCGCTGGTCGTGTTCCGACCTGGCGCAGATCCTGCGTCCGTCGATGCTGCTGACCGACATCACCGGCTATCTGGTGCCGCTGGAGAACGGCGGCTGGCTGCTGCCCGCCGGACAGGGGCGCGTCGGTGCGCAACTCGACGTTCGTACCTATCGATTGGTGACAGTGGCGTTGAGCCGGTACTTCGGAGTGACCGTGGTGGACTGCGAATCGCTTCCGGGAGACATAGCCCGCACGGCGTTGGACACCGCCCATGGACGGGTGCTGGTGGCTCCGGCCACGCTGGAGGGCGTCGCAGGCGCCCGGACGGTGCTGGACTGGATGGCAGGACTCCCGCGTCCAGCGCTGCCGGGCACGGTTGTGGCGCTCAATTCGGTCTCGCCCGACATGACCACCGATCTGAAGGCGGCCACCCGGCACTTGCAGGAGGCCGGTGTTCCTGTAATCGGCATCCCGTACGACCGGCATCTGGCCGCGGGCGGACCGGTCCGCACTGAACTGCTGGGGCAGGCGACGCGGGAAAGTGTCACCGGGCTGGCCGCCGAGGTTCTGCGGCGTGCGGTCGGTGTGCGGTGA